Genomic DNA from Terriglobales bacterium:
TGAACACGCTTACCCCCGATGAGCGTGTCGCTCGCGTCGCCCGTTCCAAAACCTAGAAGTTGCGGTTCACCCTGTTCGTTTCCTGTGCTTGGCCCGCCCTGCTGGCCAGCACGCCACGGAGAAGCGTCATGGCTTGGTACGCATACTGCATTACCGAACAGAAGGCGTTCTTAGGTTCTGCTCGTTCTCGTCGTCCTTTCCCGGTTGATGGATTAAACGGTGTTCGTGGCAGTCAAGTGTTTGCCTATCCCAGCGGGGAACTCGCAGTGATCGTTAGCGAATATATGCCTGGTGAACTGAATCAGCAGGCGGTCATCGAACACGCGCGCGTAGTCAGCGAATGCTTCCGCAATACCACCGTATTGCCGTTCCGTTTTGGAACAGTCTTCGATACGGACGAAGCGCTGCGCAGGGCTATCCGCGCCAACCGAAAGGCATTTACGGACTCCGTTTTCAGGTTGAAGGGTAAGGCCGAAATGCATCTGAAGCTCGTCGTCAAAGATGGATCTCTACGAGAGGCCATGAACGACATTGAGCTGCCAAGCTCGGTCGGCGGCGAGTACTTATGCCGACTCCGCGAGAAAGCCGCCCGTCATCGCGAGCGCCAGACCAAGGCGCGCGCCCTCTCGGTGCAGGTAAACAAGCTCTTTCATCCGCTCGAAGAAGAGGTAAGCTGTCGTAAGAATGACACTGGCGGAATGCTCATCGATATCGCCCACCTGATTGATGAGAAAGCCGTAGAGCGTTACCAAAACAGCTATTCCAGCGCTGCCCGCCAGCTCAAGAATTGCGAAATCCTGATCAGCGGACCGTGGCCCCCATATCACTTCATGCCCGGCAAGCTACGGACCCCTGGCAGCACGAATAGCTAAAGTCTTTAGGATCGTATTTTGGAAAACCCGGCTTACGGCCGGGTTTTTTGTTCCGTGCCGGATAATCTTCCCGGCACTTCCGTTAGTGCTCTCACACAAAACTCGTTTCTCTTCACGAAATCTGGGCTAACATAGGCATCTAAGTACCACTCTTTGGAATCTGAGTACATGATTCATGCCTCGGACGCAGGCGACCTGGCTTTGTTCTTACCGCAGTCAAGCCTACGCGCCCATCGCGCTAAGTACTCAGTTTTCTTGCCTTTAAGCGCACGATCCGACCGAATACCGGCATAGGGGAGCCAGCGTTTGCAGCCGAAGATCCGGATTCTGATCGCCGACGATGATCAAGCAATGACCCGCTCGCTCGGCGAATATCTCGCGCGGCGCAACTTCGAAGTAGCCGTAGCTACGAATCACGAGGAAAGTCTGCGGACGCTGCGTTCATTCGATCCGGGCATGGTTTTACTGGACTTTACGCTGCCTCCGGTGGATGGAAGCGAGACACTCGAGCGCCTCAAGCAATTGCGTCCGGAAACTCCGGTAATCGTTTATTCAAGTGATGCAAGCCCAGAGGTGGCTTTCCGGCTCTCGAAGTTGGGCGCAGAAGATTACATAACAACTCCATTCCAACTGAATGATCTCTTCTCACGAATTTCACGCATCCTGGAAAAGCGGGGACCAGCCGACGGGGGACAGCTGCGCGATCGAGTGCGCCGCCAGACCGATTTCTCAACACTGTTCGGCACCAGCCCGCGCATGGAGGAGATCAAGAACACAATTGAACAAGTTGCAGATACTAGCGCCACGGTCTTGATCCGTGGCGAGAGCGGCACGGGCAAAGAAGTAGTGGCGCGGATGATATATAGCCAATCGCTTCGGCGCGAGAAGCCGTTCGTCAAAGTGAATTGCGCCGCCATCCCACACGAACTGCTGGAGAGCGAGCTATTTGGATACGAACCTGGAGCGTTTACCGGGGCAAACCGTCAAAAGCTGGGCAAGTTCGATCAGGCAAACTTCGGCACCCTCTTTCTTGATGAGATCAGCGAGATGCATCCGGCGCTCCAGGCAAAGCTGTTGCACGTCTTGCAGGATGGACAGTTCTCGCGCCTTGGCGGCAAACGTGACATCGGAGTCGATGTTCGCGTACTTGCCGCCACGAACAAGTTCCTTGAGCAGGCGGTTGCGCAGGGCGCATTCCGCGAAGATTTGTTCTACCGGCTGAATGTCGTCACAGTACACATTCCTCCGCTGAGGGACCGGCGTGAAGAGATTCCATTGTTCCTGGAATTCTTTTTGCGGAAGTACAGCGAATTTTATGGTAAGCAACCGCCAGCGTTCAGCGAGTATGCGGTCACGCGGATCATGGATTACACCTGGCCCGGGAATATCCGCGAATTGGAAAACCTGGTGAAGCGATACGTGATCGTGGGCAACGAGTCGCAGATCATTCGCGAACTGTCCACTCACAAGCCCATCATGTACTCCGAGGCGGCAACATCGCCGAACCCGCCTCCAGCTCCTCAACCGCTCCCGCCGCAACCGGTGAACGAGAATCATCGCCATGCTGGAAACTCAAAAGATCTGAGCGAGGATCGGCCGTCGCTGCTGGAGATCGGCCGTCGCGCTGCCATGAATGCGGAGCGCGAATACATCGAGCGAGTACTTCTGGAAACACGTTGGAATCGTCGTCAGGCGGCGAAGATCCTCAAGATTAGCTATAAGGCACTCCTTAACAAGCTCAAACTGATAGAAGAGCAGAATGCTCAATCTAAGCAGCCTGAATCCTAAAAGTGGTACTTCGATTCCACATACTCTTTCACAGGATTTTCCATCAGGTAAGTCTCTCGAAGTTCCTTAGGGTATTTCGAAACGCCGAAAGACGCGTCAATTCTAGAGATTCCTAAGTGCTCCATTTTCAACACCTAGCAATCATTGATTTGGCTTGCGAAGTGCTTAAGGGAAGGGCAAGAAAAGAGGCTACATACTTTAAGACCTATGGTCTTTCACTTTGAAGAATTTCTTCACCCTTGCTTGGCCGCTTTGCGGTCCAGCCCCTTGCTTCTCCTACCGTGAATGGTTCCCTTCCCCTTTGCCTCTTTGAAATAAGCCCTCGATAGTGAGGGCTTTTTTCTTGGCGGCTAGATCTTGCTGCGCGCCATTCCCAATCTGGAACAACCGCTTCCGAATTGCACCATTCGACGAGCACCTCGTCTTTCGTAACAAAACGTAACCTGCAAGCGCACAAACATCTGATGTTCAACGGGTTTGGATAGTAGATGGGGGATTCGAGCGCTGCCCGCGTTTGACGCGGTATTCTGCCCGGGCATATGATTTTTGTTTCCCCAAAAGCCGCCGCGGCATCTATGTATTTTCGACTTTTCGCGAGGTGACCAAGGGAAATGCAGGCAACTATGGAAAAGAAGCGCCTGGAACAGTTCAAGAAGCAGCTCGAGCAGCGGCAACAGGAGCTGCGCCGTGTGGTGTCGCGCACCCAGGAAGACGGCCGCATTGCTGACGCGGAGGCAGCGCAGGACATCGCTGACCGCGCCGCCAACTCCTACACCAAGGAATTCCTCTTCGCCCAGAGCAACAACGACCGGCAGCTTCTCGGGATGGTGGAGTTGGCTCTGTCGCGAATTCGCGAGGGCAGCTTTGGGGAATGCATCAATTGTGGCAACGAGATCAATGCTAAACGGCTTGAGGCCGTGCCTTGGACGCGGTATTGCATCGAGTGCCAGGAAAAGATGGAAAAGGGTATGCTCGAAGAATCCCACACGTAAAAGACAATTTCGTCCCCGAAATCCGGCCCACGCGGCCGGATTTCTTATTTTCGGCCCGACGATTCGCGACGGCTGCTTCTCCGATCCCTTGCTGGACGAACTTCGCGATATGTATAGCGGCTGAGAACCGCTTCGCCAGGATGCACCTCGCTGCGGGCTTCTTCGGATCGTACTGCAGGCTTCGGTGCACTGCTCACTTCAAAGACCCCTTCCCAGAACGTCGCACGTCCACCGACGCCGAGATTGGAATCTGGATCTCTGCCAGTCATACCGATCTGCCTGAGGCGCAATGCCCGTATATCAGTCGCCTGCCGTAAGAACGAAGAAACTAGAATGAGCGGTTCAAGGGGGACGTTAAAAAGACCAATTGCTGGGATGACCGGGCAGCCAAGGCAGGTTGTTGCTGGTCGTGCAGCATTCTAGCAGGAACCCTAGAACATCCTATAAATCCTTTGCTGGGACTTTCAGGCGGTGCGTTGTAGCCAGTCTGCGTACAACCTGTGAAACTGATGTACACCTTTTTCCTGCTTCGCGCTGAAGCGGCCGCGAGTATAGCTGCGTGACTTCAGATTCCGATGTACGACTTCGCAGATGTGTCCGTCTTCAACCTGGATCTCATCGCTGAATCGGATCGTTGTCGCCGGAGCCTCCGTCTTCAATACGTTCTCCGGGAAATACCACTCAAAGATCGCGACGCAACGCTCCGTCGCGAGCGGCAGCACGATGTTGAGCGACACGTTGTCAGGATAGCAGTTCAGCATCCAGTTGGGGAAAATCCAGAAATATTCGGCCTCGTCGCCGCCGGACGCCTGGCTATATCGGCGTTGCACATCCTTCTCATTCTCCGGACCACGAATCGGACTCGCCTGGCGTGAGTGGAACTCAAAGGTTTCTGTCAGGTATTGTCCGTAATCGAGTTCGCGATTCAAGCTGGGATGCACGCTGGGCAGGTGATAGCCCTCGAGATAGTTGTCGACATAGACCTTCCAATTGCATTCCATCACGTACTCGCGGCGGTCTGCCAGCTTGAGCTTATCCAATCCATACTTCGCCGCTTGCTTTGGCAGCTCGCGCAAACTTGGCAACAGCGCCTGCGCCTTTGGATCGAGGTGTACAAAGACCCATGCGCCCCATTCCCCAACCGGAACAGGTTGCAGGCCAAACTGCGAATGATCAAAATTGGCCGTGCCGTCCATCTCTGGCGCATTCAGCAGGCGACCGTCGAGCGAGTATGTCCAGCCGTGATATCCGCAGCGGAATACCTTGCGCGATCCGCATCCCTCGGCCGGCGGACCCGCGCGATGACGGCATACGTTGTAAAAACCGCGAAGTACTCCATCAGTGCCGCGTACGATCAACAACGGTTCACCAATAAGGTCGGCTGTGAAGTAGTCGCCGGGATTCGTTACTTGATCGCGACGCCCAACGATCTGCCACGTTCTGCCAAACAGAAATTGTTTCTCGCGCTCCAGCAGGGCCGGATCGAGATATACATCGGCCGGAAGGGTCCACGACTTTCCGACTGCTGTATCAATCTCGACATTCGACTTTGAGTGCAAACGAGAAACGGTGGCCATGGATTTGGATATCTATTTAATCACGGACAGATGGCAGAATCGGGTGATCGGGCCATCGGGTGATCGGGTGAAGTAAGGACTGGCGAGCTACGGTTTCTGGCTTCGAACGGATTGTCCCCCTTACTGTCATCCCGAAACGAAGTGAGGGATCTGCTTTCTTTATGTGACACCAAACAGCAGATTCCTCGCGCCAAAACCAGGCGCTTCGGCATGACAATGTATAGAGGCGCTTGGCGAGTTTTACTTCGCCCGATCACCCGATGGCCCGATCACCCGATTCCCTGCTACGATTGCGCTTCCGCTTTCCAAAGGACCTGATTGGCTTCAGCGGTGGAAGTGCCGAGTTCACTGCGCAGGCGCGGACGCCTGCTGCAAATCCTTGGCTTTGGATTCGGCATGGCTGTCATCGTCGGCAACACCATCGGAGTTGGCATGCTTCGCACTCCGGGCGACGTGGCCACCCAACTTCCAAGCCGCGAACTATTCCTCGCCGTATGGATTGTCGGCGCCTTCCTCACCTTCCTCGCGGCCACGAATATCACTGAGTTGGGCACGATGCTGCCTTACTCCGGCGGACACTACACTTTTGCGCGTCATGCGCTAGGGGAGTATCCCGGATTCGTAATCGGATGGACCGATTGGCTTTCGACTTGCGGCAGCGAATCCGCAGCGGCCGTGGTGATGGGTGAGTATCTCGGAATATTGTTCCCTCCACTGGTAGGCAAGGCCCGATTGCTGGCTGCGGCAATCGTGATCTTGCTGGCAGCGCTGCAATGGCGCGGAGTGCGGTGGGGCAGCGGCTTCCAGCAGTTCAGCACACTGCTGAAGGGATTAGGATTTTTCGCCTTCGTATTCGCTTGCTTCTTCTTTCAACCGGCTAGCTCTCAACCCGCGCCCTCAACGCTGACACAATTGCCGCATGGATGGCCACTATTCGTCGCATTCCTATTGGCAATGCAGTCGATGATCTACACGTACGACGGCTGGGCGGGGGTTATTTACTTCTCGGAAGAAGTGCAGAATCCAGCTAGGAATATTCCACGATCAACGTTCGGCGGAGCCTTGGCCGTAGCCGCTATCTACATCTCCGTTGGATGGGCGCTCGTGCACGTGCTGCCGGTAAGTGCATATGCCGGACAGCAGATGGCTCTCGGCACCGCTGCCGATTCGATCTGGAGCGGCCATGGAACGCGGCTCATCGCCGCGCTCACCGTCATCTCAGTGATCAGCTTCATGAACGCCTGTCACATGATGGCATCGCGCATACTCTTCGCGATGTCGCGCGACAAGCTGGTGACCAGTCACGCTGATGTGGTAAACCGCGGAGGCACTCCGACAATTGCCCTGGCGCTCAGCACCGCCGCGGCACTGATGTTCATCGTGTATGGCGGATTCAATAAGATCATCGCCGTGCTGGCTTTTTTCTTTGTCATCAACTACATCGCCGACTTCATCTCGATCTTTCTGATGAGACAGCGTGAACCAAATCGGGAACGGCCCTATCGCATTCCGGGATACCCGTGGACAACCATCCTTGCATTGCTGATCTATCTAGGATTCCTGGCAAGTATTTGCGCAGCAGATACGCGCAATAGTATCTATGCGCTAATTCTATTAGCTGGAAGCTATCCTGCGTTCAAGCTTGTAAAAAGGATATCTGCGGGTTCGCCGCAATGAGACGCAGCATGCTGCGTCTCTACCGGAGCACGACATTGTCAATCAACCTAGTCGTTCCTACAAAGGCCGCCACCGCCAGCAGGCTTCCAGCTTGAGCTTCGGAGACGGGCTCCAAGGTGTCACGATCGACAATCTCGATGTAATCCACTCGCACTGACGGTTCGCCCGCAAAGACTTCGCGGGCAGTCTCGATGAGCTTCGTTGCAGTGCGCTCGCCGGCGCGATATCGGTTGTCGACTTCGCGCACAGCCCGTGAGAGCACAGTTGCTTGCTTGCGCTCTGCTGGTAAGAGGTACGCATTTCGGGAAGACAGGGCCAGACCATCCGACTCGCGCACGATCGGGGCGACAACGATCTCTACAGGAAACATCAAATCGCGCACCATCCGTTTGATGATTGCAGCCTGCGCGGCGTCCTTTTGTCCAAAGAAAGCAACGTCGGGCTCAAGGATGTGAAATAGCTTTGCGACAACGGTTGTGACACCACGAAAGTGCCCGGGGCGCGAGCGTCCATCAAGCCGATCGGTAATCCCTTCGGCCGTGACAAACGTAGCAGCTCCGGCTGGATACATCTCTTCGACACTCGGCGCGAACAACAGATCTACGCGCTCGGCTTCCAGCTTTTGGCGATCTGCTTCGAAGGGACGTGGATACTTCGCGAGATCCTCATTGGGACCGAATTGCGTCGGATTTACAAAGATGGAAGCAACAACGAAATTGGATTGCGACTTCGCCAAGCGTACGAGAGAGATGTGCCCATCGTGTAAAGCGCCCATTGTGGGAACAAACCCGACTCTCTTGCCCTGCAGCTTGGCTGCGCGTACCTCAGAGCGAGTGTCGACAGCTCTGTGCAGAATTTTCATTCAGGAATGGCTACCAAATCGGTACCGGCGGCGGTAGCCGCTGGGTCAGTGGGAGCGGAGCGACTCGTGCTCGCGCGCCTCGTTGACCGGACGGCTGCCGCCGCCGGTACTGACTAACGCGTCATCGCGCGTTTGCGCGCCCGAATCGTCTCCAACGCGGCTTGAGTCTCGCGCGGCAGGTGATACGACTCCTGATCCGCCGGAAAAGCCTTCGATTCCACGTCAGCCTTGAACTGCTTCACCGCTCCCGAGATCAGCCCTGCTACGTCGGCGTACTGCCGAACAAA
This window encodes:
- a CDS encoding GvpL/GvpF family gas vesicle protein, with product MAWYAYCITEQKAFLGSARSRRPFPVDGLNGVRGSQVFAYPSGELAVIVSEYMPGELNQQAVIEHARVVSECFRNTTVLPFRFGTVFDTDEALRRAIRANRKAFTDSVFRLKGKAEMHLKLVVKDGSLREAMNDIELPSSVGGEYLCRLREKAARHRERQTKARALSVQVNKLFHPLEEEVSCRKNDTGGMLIDIAHLIDEKAVERYQNSYSSAARQLKNCEILISGPWPPYHFMPGKLRTPGSTNS
- a CDS encoding sigma-54 dependent transcriptional regulator, which encodes MQPKIRILIADDDQAMTRSLGEYLARRNFEVAVATNHEESLRTLRSFDPGMVLLDFTLPPVDGSETLERLKQLRPETPVIVYSSDASPEVAFRLSKLGAEDYITTPFQLNDLFSRISRILEKRGPADGGQLRDRVRRQTDFSTLFGTSPRMEEIKNTIEQVADTSATVLIRGESGTGKEVVARMIYSQSLRREKPFVKVNCAAIPHELLESELFGYEPGAFTGANRQKLGKFDQANFGTLFLDEISEMHPALQAKLLHVLQDGQFSRLGGKRDIGVDVRVLAATNKFLEQAVAQGAFREDLFYRLNVVTVHIPPLRDRREEIPLFLEFFLRKYSEFYGKQPPAFSEYAVTRIMDYTWPGNIRELENLVKRYVIVGNESQIIRELSTHKPIMYSEAATSPNPPPAPQPLPPQPVNENHRHAGNSKDLSEDRPSLLEIGRRAAMNAEREYIERVLLETRWNRRQAAKILKISYKALLNKLKLIEEQNAQSKQPES
- a CDS encoding TraR/DksA family transcriptional regulator, giving the protein MEKKRLEQFKKQLEQRQQELRRVVSRTQEDGRIADAEAAQDIADRAANSYTKEFLFAQSNNDRQLLGMVELALSRIREGSFGECINCGNEINAKRLEAVPWTRYCIECQEKMEKGMLEESHT
- a CDS encoding aromatic ring-hydroxylating dioxygenase subunit alpha; protein product: MATVSRLHSKSNVEIDTAVGKSWTLPADVYLDPALLEREKQFLFGRTWQIVGRRDQVTNPGDYFTADLIGEPLLIVRGTDGVLRGFYNVCRHRAGPPAEGCGSRKVFRCGYHGWTYSLDGRLLNAPEMDGTANFDHSQFGLQPVPVGEWGAWVFVHLDPKAQALLPSLRELPKQAAKYGLDKLKLADRREYVMECNWKVYVDNYLEGYHLPSVHPSLNRELDYGQYLTETFEFHSRQASPIRGPENEKDVQRRYSQASGGDEAEYFWIFPNWMLNCYPDNVSLNIVLPLATERCVAIFEWYFPENVLKTEAPATTIRFSDEIQVEDGHICEVVHRNLKSRSYTRGRFSAKQEKGVHQFHRLYADWLQRTA
- a CDS encoding APC family permease, with product MASAVEVPSSLRRRGRLLQILGFGFGMAVIVGNTIGVGMLRTPGDVATQLPSRELFLAVWIVGAFLTFLAATNITELGTMLPYSGGHYTFARHALGEYPGFVIGWTDWLSTCGSESAAAVVMGEYLGILFPPLVGKARLLAAAIVILLAALQWRGVRWGSGFQQFSTLLKGLGFFAFVFACFFFQPASSQPAPSTLTQLPHGWPLFVAFLLAMQSMIYTYDGWAGVIYFSEEVQNPARNIPRSTFGGALAVAAIYISVGWALVHVLPVSAYAGQQMALGTAADSIWSGHGTRLIAALTVISVISFMNACHMMASRILFAMSRDKLVTSHADVVNRGGTPTIALALSTAAALMFIVYGGFNKIIAVLAFFFVINYIADFISIFLMRQREPNRERPYRIPGYPWTTILALLIYLGFLASICAADTRNSIYALILLAGSYPAFKLVKRISAGSPQ
- the panC gene encoding pantoate--beta-alanine ligase, which translates into the protein MKILHRAVDTRSEVRAAKLQGKRVGFVPTMGALHDGHISLVRLAKSQSNFVVASIFVNPTQFGPNEDLAKYPRPFEADRQKLEAERVDLLFAPSVEEMYPAGAATFVTAEGITDRLDGRSRPGHFRGVTTVVAKLFHILEPDVAFFGQKDAAQAAIIKRMVRDLMFPVEIVVAPIVRESDGLALSSRNAYLLPAERKQATVLSRAVREVDNRYRAGERTATKLIETAREVFAGEPSVRVDYIEIVDRDTLEPVSEAQAGSLLAVAAFVGTTRLIDNVVLR